One Cryptomeria japonica chromosome 9, Sugi_1.0, whole genome shotgun sequence genomic window carries:
- the LOC131078101 gene encoding uncharacterized protein LOC131078101, protein MATKIYSICSRRKLVLTLHSSSIHQNLIEHRQSAVDRARTAPFRSISTSSLKNSWLDKIKGYIPGLKKSEDQPAQPAAAPYVPPSFSLENYADELKKARKMGALEQFAKGRSGQVTMSEAIQKQEAIIRALASYDSTGEHLEAKHKVDAAKRCNCTMVDVENALSKFTWAKAAQKKIDKLKEEGKPMPKNLAEVQKLVGSSPIDIANSALAKPGKISRNANCPCGSMKKYKKCCGKHVW, encoded by the exons ATGGCGACGAAAATTTACAGCATCTGCAGTCGTAGAAAGTTGGTTTTGACATTACATTCTTCGTCCATTCATCAGAATTTAATTGAACACAGACAATCAGCTGTAGATAGAGCAAGGACAGCACCATTCCGTAGCATAAGTACGAGTTCGTTAAAGAATTCATGGCTTGACAAAATCAAGGGATACATTCCTGGCCTTAAAAAGTCAGAAGATCAACCTGCTCAACCTGCTGCTGCCCCTTATGTCCCACCTTCTTTCTCATTAGAAA ATTATGCTGATGAGCTTAAGAAAGCTCGCAAAATGGGGGCCCTAGAGCAGTTTGCTAAAGGCCGCAGTGGGCAAGTGACGATGTCTGAAGCTATTCAGAAACAGGAGGCTATCATCAGAGCGCTTGCGTCCTATGATTCAACTGGAGAG CACCTGGAAGCGAAACATAAGGTGGATGCAGCTAAGCGTTGTAATTGCACTATGGTAGACGTGGAGAATGCACTATCTAAATTCACATGGGCGAAGGCTGCACAAAAGAAGATAGATAAGTTAAAGGAGGAGGGAAAGCCAATGCCAAAAAACTTAGCTGAG GTACAAAAATTGGTTGGATCTTCCCCAATTGATATTGCAAATTCAGCTCTAGCAAAACCTGGAAAAATAAGTCGAAACGCAAATTGCCCATGTGGTTCCATGAAGAAGTACAAAAA GTGCTGTGGCAAACATGTCTGGTGA